Genomic segment of Sander vitreus isolate 19-12246 chromosome 17, sanVit1, whole genome shotgun sequence:
TAACAGGACCAATCAAACAGCGGTTTGCCTTAACTATTACAGAACTAATCAGATTGGATAAGAAGGTAATCAAATTATAATCTGATTTAGTCAGCATCCGTGAAGATTACGAGAATACATTAGTCTGGAAATTAATCTTTATGTCTGTATAATTGTTGGACAATGCACATTACTCCATGTATGCTGTCTCAAAAGAGAAATGACCCGTCTTGAATGTGTCTCCTCCCGCAGACGAGCACATCTCCGCCTGTGTTTGGAGAGGTTGAAGTCCCTCATCCCTCTGGGACCAGACTGCAGTCGACACACCACACTGGGACTGCTCAACAAGGCCAAAGCACATATCAAGGTGTGGTAGCCCCTGTTGTATGGTACCATCATGGGATTAAGGGCTGATTTCTGTCCAATTTTGTGCTCAAAAGTAACCCAAACATATCAAGATACTGTTCCCACTGCTTCTTTTTCCTGACTGGACACATGCTAATAGTTGGTAATGCTAGTTTGGGAAAGTAGGAGTAGCAACATCACAAGAGTCATCATGCTAAAATTGTCCTTTTTCACAACAGACTAAAGCAGCTAAATCgtgaatttttttatttactcctgtgcttttcctactgcgACATATCAAAATGTCATCAGTGAAAAAGGCAAATTGCTTGCAACGTCACATTACAGCCATTCATCTATTTTGTACGTCATTTTGGACAGAAGCCaagaataaatgtaaatgtatcttTTGGTACATAATTCATGTTTTACACTCACAAAGCAAAATGCTATGTGTGCCTATCACTCACATATACCTGAAATTAAGAGACATACCCTTGCGTAAAAAAACGGTTGCTGTCATATTGACAGCAAATATAGATCTGCAGTACTAGAGGATGACGTACAAGAGGAGGCGCCTAGAATGACTCCCATTTAATAACTATTTGAGACCTAATGTGAATCCATAGTGATGGTTTATAAAAGCCTTAACCAGTCAATAGACTGATcctgattttttatttatttttagaacataattgtattttagtctCCTAGCTCTCACCCTTGGTGGCCCACAGCCTCTGGTTTCCTCTCGAGGTACAAGCTGCTGTGATACTTTACTGTCCATCAGGCGTGATCACAGTGGAGCCCCACTGTCTACATAAGCAGCTCAATATTTAGCCAGAAATCCATTTGACCTTTGGAATTCTATACATTGTGTTTTGGAATTCTATACATTGTGTTAGGTGCGTTAGTTTAACAAAGACATAACCGCGCTCTTACTTGTTTTGTAATCATGGCCGACACGGTATAAACACAGGAAAAGAGGAGAAAGGTCTGGTTTTACTACCTCTTCTTTGAACTTTTTGGCTCAGTTCATTCAATATCTAATACAAAAGGTTAAGGACAGCACACACGTGATTTATGGCAAGCTGAGACCAATTTGGTGCTAAACTGTCACTCAATCGCCTCACATTAGAAGTGGGTAAATGAGATATTGAATATAGCAACAGAAAAGTTAGGGGTTTTCACTGGACACTTTCATGCAGTCAGTTTTCTCAGAACTGTTAGATGAACTGCACTTTATTGTACTTTGGCCTCAGCATTAGGACATTATAGTTGCTGTTTGGTCATTTCAATTTTTCTTCCCCTTTTACAGGACAATCTCCCTGTTGCCAGGGCTATCCTTTGTAGGATTTTAAGCCTTGTTGAGTCTTTGATTAGGTCTTTTGTCTTTCACACTTTAGGTTAATGTGAATAGTAGTACACTGACCATCACCAGATCTGTCCTGGTTGTTAGAACTGCCTGCCTGAATGGGCCATTGAGTATGCCTGAACTGCACAAATGATTCTGTAGCATCAAAGCATCCAAGACTCAACACTTTGGCTCCCCTGATGGCTACAGTCTAAGCCAGATGAGATATTTTGGGGGAAATATCGGATTTTCTAAAACCCAGTCTGCAGGCTCCAGCAGTGGGAAGCAGTTGAGGGATGATTGAAGGCTGAAATATGAAAGCAATCCTGGCAACAgtctgtgagagtgtgtatgtgtgtgtgtgtgtgtgtgtgtgatgtcatctGTTGACTTCAGACTTGCCTGTTACAAGTCCAGGAAATGTGGCCCCTGAATGCTGCGGTTTTGTATTTTTGGAACCAGAGGTTGTGTGGATGAGTAAAAGGGCGGAGTAGGTGCAAGCAGCATGAAGCTCAATACAGCAGGAAGCAAAAAGTAGAAAGAAAACACCCTGTATTGTGCGACCAGAAAAGCATGAATAAGTGCTACTCGCACTTGCATCACCGTACCAAACTCCATTATAAAACTGGtattttactgcttttttgCAAACATACAAGTCTCTTCAAACATCACTCTGTGCcttcctgccttcagtctgaaACATTTTACACAGCAGCCTCAAATTTAACTTCTCTGGCAATATACAGTTTCCTCATTTTCAGAGTTGACTTCAGGAAATGAACCATGCATGACAACTGATACAATACAGCATGTGTCACTGTGAACTACAATgtcttattttcattatttgtatAGGTATATCCAGCTGTACAGATACCACAAcagttgttttttcccccaccaGCAGTAAATCTTGTTCAACAACTGGCTTGCATACAAAATGTTAGTACTTATatgaattagtttttttttaatttatggcACGATCAGATGTGATGATTGGTGTGAAGCGATTGGATTAGGTTAGTTTGGTTATTTGTAAGCTTCTTAGACATACTTTAAGTAAgcggtttgtgtgtgttgtttgacgTATACAGGCTTTATTTAAAATAACTATTGAACACCACAAATGTACCAAAATCAATGTCCAAGCTggggaaattaaataaattaaagctAAGAAGGCAAAGAATGAATGTTTCTGCATGCAGGACAAGATGACCTTCATATTCATTTATAtaccaaaaccaaaacaattactCTGCCTTTTGCATCAAGTCATCTTTCACTTATATCCACATCACACAGAGACATCAGCTATTCCTAGAATCCAACCATGCTGAATATTTCATTAGAAGGGACAGGGGGTATCCTATTTGCAGCAGAAACAACTACATATTAACATTACTGCACACGAGACAAGTTCACCATCCTCTAATGCGTGTAGTATGTTAATATGAGGAACATCTAGAGAGGTGTTGTCATAACATATGACATGATGTTGTGGGATTTAATGTAAACACCCAATGTGgtgcgtgcgcgcgcacacacacacacacacacacacacacacacacacacacacacacacacactcttgattACCTGTACATAACAATACAATTAACTCTCCTGCATTTTCTCTTATTCAGAAACTTGAAGAGATGGATCGGAGGAGTCTGCACCAGCTGGAGACCTTGGAGAGGGAACAGAGGCACCTGCAGAGGCAGCTATCCCAGCTGCAGACTCATGGAGATAGGGAGAGGGTCCGTACGGACAGCGTGGGCTCCCGCATGGACTCTGACCGCTCAGAGTCTGACAAAGGTCAGTGTTCTGAATCAGAGCCTTTATCCAAGGACACACCTTTTAGTATCATTAGGGTTCGCCAACATTTAAGGCAAGCAcaatttcaaacattttaacTTGCATGATTCAGAAAACTAATCcgtattcattcattttgtttttgtgcagaGGAGATTGAAGTTGATGTGGAAAGCACTGAGTTCTCCCATGGAGAAATGGACAGTGTAAGCACCAGTGGTGCAAGTGACCTGGACGACCACAGCAGCCGGCAGAGCTCAGCTAGTGATGAAGGCTACTCCACATGCAGTCTAAAACTGGCTTTCTCTGCTTAAAGCACCAGCCTATACTTTCACTTCAGCTGCAGTCTTTTATGGCTTTCACCTTTAAAGTACCAGCCTAAAGCTCCATTCTCCCTTTGCAGTTTAGGTTAACTGTCTTCAGATGAAGAACCAGCCTCAATCCCATCTTTGACCTGACAAATGAAACGTCTACTCCACCCTGAGAACCAGCCTTAAGTTCAACTCAGCCTAAACGTTTAAAAAGCCAAGGGGCTCCTCTACATCAATCTGAAACATTTTACACAACAGCCTCAAATGTAACTTTTCTGGCAATATACAGTTTCCGCATTTTCAGAGTTGACTTAACCAATCACCTGAATGACCTTTAACCCATTACCAGCTTGAATCAACCATACCTGCAATCAATACTGACCCTGTAGAGGACCCATGATCGCACCAGTGTCCAACACTGGAGGGAAACTCTACCTTCAAGTTAATCCTCTGAAACCAgcaaaaacactaaaacccCTATACCAGCTAGAAGCTCATCATTGGGAACGTTTGCCTTGTAAAAACATAGCCCCTCTTCTTCGGATAACATATCCAGACATCACTTCTTCGTCAGTGTACAAGCCGGTGACAAGGGCTACAATGTCTGCATTCCAAAATGTTTATTACACTCCTATAACCTCTGCTTTAGGACCCACAACCATTACTGATCTATGTGGCGTCCCTTCTCTTGACTGAAATACAGTTGTATCCAAACAGGTGGTGTAGTCCACCCTTGTTATTctaatttattttgcattatgattatagtatttatttttggtatatttAATTTTACTGTTGCTAGATCTTGGTCATGCTTgaactttaattttttttcttcttttaaatgtttaccAAATTACATGACATTAAATGTAGCCCCACATCAGCATATGCAGTGCTAAAGGTTTACTCAATGTTTTGTTGAAAGAATCACATCTCTTTCACATTGTGTGCAAATGCAATTTTATTTAGACAGTAATAAGCTATCCCACACTGTCCAAGCACAAGGCTGAAAGCAATAAAGCGTCTAGTTTGATCATATCCTTAACGTTGGCTGTGTTCAGAACACCATTCTGTCCGTCCAACACCAAATTGCTTTTTGCTACTTTTCCACTTGCTCCAGTAGTGGAATCAGTTTTAATATTGAGCATTAAAAACGACtgtaattgatttaaaaaaaagctatgGTGCATGTGTATTGAATGTAGCTTGTCTAATCATGTTGTAATGTGCTTCAGATTGACAAGTCTTAAACAATGTCTGTAGAATGAACATAAACACTACAGAATACTCATTTTGGTTTATACTTCAGTTTAAGTTTAGTACTGTATCTTTTATGTattgtagcaaaaaaaaaaaaaaaagagacttccCATTAATAATTCTATGTATATTTGACATGAATCCATGAAACCAAATAAGACATTTCAATATGATCATTTATCCGCATTTTCCTGTTCCAAGTCCTAAGGAGATCACCACCAAATTGTGTCTTAACATGGGTATATGACTCTTGCACAAAGTTCCTTGTTACAGGTCTTTCCCCCCAACCTGTTTGGGAAACTATAAAATGCACTATGAAAAAGACTTTTGTTAAGGAAGTACATCAAAGCACACCTCCTGTTTTCTCTCATGCTTAATCAGCCATCCAAGGTGACTTTGTTGCAAAACATGTGCTGCTGGTCCCCTGCTAGTACTTTGTTACAGTTCCTGAAACTTTCCCTGGAATCTTAATAAACCTCTACCACCCAGACAATAATCAGTGTCTTTCTTTAAGCTTaccattaatgttaaaatacttAAAGTGGGCGTCTCGTATTAGACCGACAAGTATCACAGATAAATCAAGTCTGTAGTTAACACTGTCCTGTAAGCCTCCTGAACTACCAATGTCAGACatgtcaaacaaaaaaactgctgtGACTTTTGAGGAAATGGGTTGTATTAACAGATGCAGCATGCTGCTCGATTTATTAATAATGGTAAATCCTATAGGACCCAAAAGAGcaacaatgtaatgtaaaaacagtTAGAATGAAGTGGAAGcaatcatttaaaaaactgaaaacaaaacaatgtttatttCACTGTTATATACACAGAAATTAAAACGCAAATTCAGCCATGTCAAATCAACACCATTATTGACGTTCAGACTCCCTAACAATGGATCAGTGTTTAAAATCCAGCTTCAAATTTACAAACCAAAATCTGCGGGTGTGTATATTTATACTCAGGGGTTAAATTGGGCTCTGTGGTTTCAGGTTTGCTAGTTACCAAAAATTTGAGGAAACCTGCCGCAAaccatcttaaaaaaaatgatatagtaTCATTTTGTAAAAGCAAAACAGCGTTTAAAATAGGCCCAATGAGTTAGATTTTccttaaaaacaatgtatggactcatacaaaaataatcccTTTCAATCATCACTTGTGACCCTCTGGAAGTGTGTGGcagtgtctgtatctgcagagaccctgctctctgcctgcattttcttattttgctgTGTTCGGGACGTTTCTGGGCATCAACCTCTAAAAACATTGCGACCAGCTACCAGATCATAAGCACACATCCAAGAGAAAGCTACGAAAATGGTGgacaaaaaatgcaaatatagtAAGTCAAAACATGAAGTGGACAAAGCTCATTCCAAAACCAGAGTGAACCTGGGGTTGGCTTTCACCTGCTGGCGAGCAACATAACCCTTGTTGAGCCGGGAAGGAGGGACTCGTTTTGAATGTTGTGTTTAAGAACTGCGACCGACAAATCCTACTCATTTTGCCCTTAAATAGAATATCAAAGCCATTTACATTCCGTTATTAAAGCTGTCAGTTTCTCTGACCTAAGCGCCTACCGATGACATAGAAAAGCGTAGGCCTATGTAGTGGGGCTGAGGCCCAATTTAACCCCCGTTTATACTCTTAGCAGGTATTTGGCCTTAGTGAAACCTGGACACAAACAGCAAACCCTACGGCTTTTCTACACCACTCCCTATTCTTACATAACAATTGACCATATTCCAGTGCAGGGAAAATCCCCtctatttgatatttttttgttgtaccTACATAATATAAGAAAACTACATCAATATTTCAAACAATGGTGTGCAAGCAATTCCTTTCAAAGCTTTCTTTAGTTGGGACAAATAAATCATGTATAAACACAATGGAAAACACTGAAACAGCTAGTGTACAGTGGATTATTATATACAGAATATATCAGGTCACTGAGGCATTAGATGTCTGACATTGTATTTTGATGTGTCATGGTACTGGGTCATTGGCTTGTCTGCAATACCACATGTTCCCACTCCAACCTTTCCATTTACACTTTCTGGAGATGCAAATATGCTCCTCTTTACCTAtatgaaaaaacagaaaagtcaTCATTAATGTTTCAAAATACAACAATGGATTATTGACTTGGATTGATGACTTTTAAATATACAACACACATGCAATCTTCCCACAGCAATTCATGGACTGTGTGGAACTAGTTTCAAGTTACCTAGCCCTCCAGTCATGTACCGCGCTGCAGTATGCAATGCAGTGTGAAGGACAAGGGGTTGTTATGCTAGTGGCTGAAATAGCTCAAATCTCTCCATCCATTGAAGAGATCCATGTAACTGTGAATTCACACTTGGACTTTTTTTAGCTGAATTTTGATGCTAGAGAGCAAATGGAAGGAGACGTCTACAGTAAGTTACCATTGTCCACTGTTTGCTCAATGCGCCATGGGTTACTCTCAAATAAATTCAGGCTTCTAAAAAAAACACGTACCTGTCCTTTCTTGTTCTTTGAGTAGGCTTTGTTGTTGAACTGTTGCCACTTTGACTtttgttcctccctctcttgctCCAATTCCTTCATCCTCAGTACCTTCTTCTGTGCTTTCTTCTTCTTATACTCTCTCTGCTCCGCTATCTGCTCTTTCCTAAAGAGACAGACAAGGAAGAGAAACTTCCTTTAGAAATTTAAATCCTGTCCATGatgtacaaatacacaaacgtgaTATAACAACTATGAAAGAATATCATTAATGAgtccaacatacagtataacttCAAGGAAAGCTGCATTAACGGAACCTATGaccataaatacaaaatatattcaaCTATAGTAATGTATAAACTGTACTATTGCATATTAACCGTATCTCTGCTGAAGCCATCTCCGTTATGTAAATCTGTTAAAAGAGCACACACTTAGGGTCTCTTTGCTTAGTATGTGCATATCAACGATCGTTCTTTATGTAGAAAAATGACACAGGACGAGCATTGTTAAATTAGTCAAGAGAAATAAAAGAAGTCAACAGAGGCACTGTTGGTGTTGCACGTTAAATGTTAATTTGGGTTCTAGGGGGCATACGTAATTTCCAACCAGCAAGGACTAATAAAGCTAGGTGCTTGATTTTGAAACTGTATTGCAAAATCGTTAACTCAAAGTTTGATAGTTTAAAGAGAAGTTTTCCTTTTTAAGGATTAAAACGACAATCAAAAACCTCAATCATTTATTTAATCAACCAGGCCTGGAAATGGTTTGTTTTGATGTCTATATGCCTATCATCTGCCAATCATCTACTGTGCAGCCAACTTTTTTCAAATTCACCCATGTCATTACCATGCAATATGAGGATGGCACAGTAGAGCGTTAACTGAATACTACTCCACTCACTGGTGCTAATGTCCTAGAATTATAGTCATTTTACAGCCAATTAAAAGGGAGCTGCTCACAATTATATAAACCAAGGATTACATGAGACAAAACAATTAACTAAACAAATAGGTGGCACTTGCACAATGTAATGGGAATCCCAATACATTCCTTAAAATGTTAATAGGCAGGATGTAAGCAAAGGTTTGTGTATACGCACATTAAGTGAGTGAGACACATAAGAGTTTTTTTGTTCATACTTTGATTTCGGCTTTAGACTCCCATCCTCGTCAGAAcgtctcccctcctctcttgcTCTGAGGTTCTGCAGAGGAATCACTTCAGCATTCCCGTACCCAGCGAAGGTGACGGCTGCGGTTCCGTTCTCCCGGTCTATCTCCTCAATCTCAGCCTCATACACCCTGCCAAAGAATCACGTCTGTAAGCAGGTGAGTATGAGCCAAATACTCAAGCTCTACTTAATAAGCAACgcttaaataaatataatatttaaatgGTAAATGAATGTGCGATATGTGACTACAGGATATTCTTTGAGCATTTTCTATGACAACAATTTACCTCAAGAATATACATTTTGTTACCCTTAAGGTCAAACATGCACGAAACTAAATgcactgacagaaaaaaaaaaaagaaaaaaaaatactgcttGGCAAATTGTATAACATTTACACCTTGGGATTGAATGCATTCCTAGCCAATCTCAGATTTCAACTACGCAAAAAGAGCCCAAATTACGCTCTACTTCAGGTCATGCCTCTGTTATGAAAACTTGTTCCTTGTAGGTTTTTTCTAACAATCTTTCTGAAAAGCTAATGACATGAGcaatttattcacattttaagaTACATTGTTATCCACTACTATACAGACTAACACACACCTCATTATTTAACAAAGGTAAAACAACCCAAGCactcaataaatacatttgaatgtaAAATTATAATACCTTTGTTAGAATACGGTGTTTTATTGAATCGTTTACCACAAAATAATAGAACACCACAATATAATTTGTGGGCTTTTAGAACGATTGACTGACAACTCCTGAATTATCAGCCACAGTGAAATAACAccaaaacccaaacaaaaatttaaatgaaatgcttGCCGTGTGGATGGTCAGGTTTGGGGGAATTTCTCAGTGGGTAAAATCGGTTTGAATTGTGCAAAAATAAGTTCCAAAAAATGGCTTCATCTCGAGGGACAACATGCACTTATTATCTTACTACGAATAGTTAGatacttttgtccaaagtgacAAATTACGTACAATCGTATGCACCAAAGATAAACAAATAACATGGATGGACATACATtaattatgttatatatatatatatatatatatacatacatatacacacacacacaattatacatatgtataattattaataattcatAAAACCACTACTCTAATTCAGATAAAGAACTCAAATTGTACTGCTATAAGGCATGCGCTTGCATGTAATGTTTTCATGAGAAGAGGCTGGTGATACTCACTGTCCGTCCTGATTCCACACAGCCATACATTTGTCCCCCACTTTCCAGCCATGCTTCAGGGGTACCGTTTCCGAGCCATCGGTACTAGAAGCGCTATCAGTGGGCTGTGAGGTCAGGAGGTCTTTTGTCAAATCGATGACTTCCTGTAGAAGAAAAcatgattaaaaaatatatatatattattttaaaatcataTTTGCTTGTAAATGAGGATGCATATTCTTACAATGTAAGAATATATTTCACAATATAAGGTTATACTGCAAATCTATAGAAGCAAAGAAAGGCTCTAAGGATTTGATTCTTGTAGGTGAACAcctaattgtgattttttttggtaGTTGCAAAATCTGAAATTACATATTACAAATTTCAGAGAGGAACTCAAACTATATACATTCAGATTAATAATTTCCAgagtaaaacatttaaaggcTAGAATTTTAGTGGCATTTGATTTTCAACACATTCAGTAGTGGTTACATGTAACGATTAGGTATTCAGTTGCTTATAAATCTGAATTATTACAGTCTTTATTTGCTTCTGTAACCCAGCAATGAGAAATACGCTTCTTAAGCGGAGTGCGAATCACTTGAATgcatcacattcacacaaaccTGCAAGTCTTTCTGAAGTTTAAGaaggtcttcattttctgagtcGGTCGATAAGGCAACTTCTACTTGCTGTAGCTGGGCTTTGTAGCTGTTCAACTGTTTCACCAAGTCTTCCGACATCTGTGTGTTGACAAAAAAAGACCATTTTCTAAAAaatgttggctaacgttaactagct
This window contains:
- the smndc1 gene encoding survival of motor neuron-related-splicing factor 30 is translated as MSEDLVKQLNSYKAQLQQVEVALSTDSENEDLLKLQKDLQEVIDLTKDLLTSQPTDSASSTDGSETVPLKHGWKVGDKCMAVWNQDGQVYEAEIEEIDRENGTAAVTFAGYGNAEVIPLQNLRAREEGRRSDEDGSLKPKSKKEQIAEQREYKKKKAQKKVLRMKELEQEREEQKSKWQQFNNKAYSKNKKGQVKRSIFASPESVNGKVGVGTCGIADKPMTQYHDTSKYNVRHLMPQ
- the LOC144532659 gene encoding max-interacting protein 1-like, with protein sequence MVKYMRQHSEVKPEEVLSESDASMDQQDFGELSDYSFSDVLYSKCSAMDQIGTFMKNVQVLLDAANYLENIDKNNGKCEHGYASTYPVTQTVHHQKQRKFKNKKLDNIHNRSAHNELEKNRRAHLRLCLERLKSLIPLGPDCSRHTTLGLLNKAKAHIKKLEEMDRRSLHQLETLEREQRHLQRQLSQLQTHGDRERVRTDSVGSRMDSDRSESDKEEIEVDVESTEFSHGEMDSVSTSGASDLDDHSSRQSSASDEGYSTCSLKLAFSA